A DNA window from Paramormyrops kingsleyae isolate MSU_618 chromosome 10, PKINGS_0.4, whole genome shotgun sequence contains the following coding sequences:
- the men1 gene encoding menin, which produces MGLRSAQKKLFPLRGIDGVVQLFDAELCKPEPDLALLSLVLGFVEHFLAVNRVVPANVPGVTFEPLELGCPSSCFPTVELSLLAALYERFTAQIRGAVDLSQYRRPAGGSSRELVKKVSDVIWNSLSRSYFKDRAHIQSLFSLITGTKLDSSGVAFAVVAACQVLGLQDVHLALSEDHAWVIFGKGGEETAEVTWHGKGNEDRRGQTVSAGVSERSWLYLKGSYLKCNRNMEVAFMVCAINPSVDLHTDSTELLQLQQRLLWLLYERGDLERYPMALGTLADLEDQDPLPGRDSPLTLHMKAVNSAQKYYNNEHIYPFMYLAGYHYRHRNVREALGAWAEAASVMQDYNYFREDEEIYKEFFDIANDVIPTLLKETAAAAESGTEGGEGSDIAEQDAPQKAAALSALQDPECFAHLLCFYDGICKWEEGSPTPVLHVGWATYLVQSLSRFDAQVRQKVTIITKEPEPQDDDDQSSDDPREGRRRGPRRESKVEEVPLPPPQVVAPPTPAALPKKIGGESGGRRRSSPLIRTADSEQRTRAGTPSPTPAASPGATPPQPIPGGPVVTFHSEKMKGMKELLSAAKVNSSAIKLQLTAQSQVQMKRQKPSSPGDYTLSFMKRQRKTM; this is translated from the exons ATGGGGTTGCGCTCAGCCCAGAAGAAGCTGTTCCCTCTGCGGGGAATCGATGGAGTGGTGCAGTTGTTCGACGCGGAGCTTTGCAAGCCCGAGCCCGACCTGGCGCTTCTATCCCTAGTCCTGGGTTTCGTTGAGCACTTCCTGGCAGTGAACCGCGTGGTTCCAGCTAATGTCCCCGGTGTGACCTTCGAGCCTCTGGAGCTGGGATGCCCCTCGTCCTGCTTCCCCACCGTGGAGCTGAGCCTGCTGGCTGCTCTGTATGAACGCTTTACTGCACAGATCCGTGGCGCCGTCGACCTCTCACAGTACCGGAGGCCAGCTGGCGGCTCCAGTCGAGAGCTGGTGAAGAAGGTGTCTGACGTCATCTGGAACAGCCTCAGCCGCTCATACTTTAAGGACCGGGCCCATATACAGTCTCTCTTCAGCCTCATCACAG GCACCAAGCTGGACAGCTCTGGGGTGGCCTTTGCAGTGGTGGCAGCCTGTCAGGTCCTAGGGCTGCAGGATGTGCATCTGGCGCTCTCTGAAGACCACGCCTGGGTCATTTTCGGCAAGGGCGGTGAAGAGACAGCAGAGGTCACGTGGCATGGCAAGGGTAATGAAGACAGGCGTGGCCAGACGGTCAGCGCTGGTGTCAGCGAGAGG AGCTGGCTGTACCTGAAGGGCTCCTACCTAAAGTGCAACAGGAACATGGAAGTGGCCTTCATGGTGTGTGCCATCAACCCCTCTGTGGACCTGCACACGGACAGCACAgagctcctgcagctccagcag AGACTGCTCTGGCTTCTTTATGAGCGGGGGGACTTGGAGAG GTACCCCATGGCTCTAGGCACCCTAGCAGACCTGGAGGACCAGGATCCCCTCCCTGGTCGGGACAGCCCCCTGACGTTGCACATGAAG GCTGTCAACTCTGCTCAGAAGTACTACAACAATGAGCACATCTACCCCTTCATGTATCTGGCGGGGTACCACTACAGGCACAGGAATGTCCGCGAGGCGCTGGGAGCCTGGGCTGAGGCGGCCTCCGTCATGCAGGA TTATAATTACTTCCGTGAGGATGAGGAGATTTACAAGGAGTTCTTCGACATCGCCAATGACGTGATCCCCACGCTGCTGAAGGAAACGGCGGCTGCAGCGGAGAGTGGCACAGAAGGAGGCGAGGGCTCCGATATCGCAGAGCAG GATGCTCCCCAGAAGGCGGCAGCTCTCTCAGCCCTGCAGGACCCAGAATGCTTTGCTCACCTGCTGTGCTTCTACGATGGCATCTGCAAGTGGGAAGAAGGCAGCCCCACGCCTGTGCTACACGTGGGCTGGGCCACGTACCTGGTGCAGTCGCTTAGCCGCTTTGATGCACag GTGCGTCAGAAGGTCACAATCATCACAAAAGAGCCTGAACCCCAGGATGATGATGACCAATCCAGTGATGACCCCCGAGAGGGGCGAAGGCGTGGCCCCAGGCGCGAGTCCAAAGTGGAGGAGGTGCCCCTGCCCCCGCCACAGGTTGTGGCCCCACCCACTCCGGCTGCCCTGCCCAAGAAGATTGGAGGCGAGAGTGGAGGCCGGCGACGCTCCAGCCCACTGATACGGACCGCCGACTCAGAGCAGAGGACACGCGCAGGGACGCCGAGCCCCACCCCCGCAGCGTCCCCAGGAGCCACCCCGCCCCAGCCCATCCCCGGGGGGCCTGTGGTCACATTTCACAGCGAGAAGATGAAAGGCATGAAGGAGCTGCTGTCTGCGGCCAAGGTCAACTCCAGTGCCATCAAGCTGCAGCTGACTGCGCAGTCGCAGGTGCAGATGAAACGGCAGAAGCCCTCGTCGCCAGGCGACTACACACTGTCCTTCATGAAACGACAGCGAAAGACCATGTAG